Proteins co-encoded in one Desulfatiglans anilini DSM 4660 genomic window:
- the darT gene encoding type II toxin-antitoxin system toxin DNA ADP-ribosyl transferase DarT, with the protein MPIPGDIKIYHIVHIDRLPSIILDGCLWCDAEIIRRSAPGTRIGMMNIKKRRLEELKLTSRPQLYVGQCVPFYFCPRSVMLYIIHQADHPALSYRDGQAPIVHLEADLLQTVAWAKEGGRSWAFTLSNAGAHYFEDRCDLSHLDEIDWAAVQARDWRQCKEGKQAEFLIERQFPWELVNRIGVISRPVRDQTLRILQTADYKPRVDVKPEWYY; encoded by the coding sequence ATGCCGATACCCGGAGATATTAAGATCTATCATATTGTTCATATTGACCGTCTCCCTTCGATTATCTTGGATGGTTGTCTCTGGTGCGACGCGGAAATAATTCGCCGCTCTGCACCTGGAACCCGCATCGGGATGATGAATATCAAAAAACGGCGGCTTGAAGAATTAAAACTGACCAGCCGCCCTCAACTTTACGTGGGTCAGTGCGTCCCATTCTATTTCTGCCCACGCTCGGTTATGCTTTACATTATTCATCAGGCTGATCACCCCGCATTATCCTATCGTGATGGGCAGGCCCCCATAGTACATTTGGAGGCGGATCTCCTCCAAACTGTGGCTTGGGCCAAGGAGGGGGGACGCTCATGGGCGTTCACCCTTTCGAATGCCGGAGCCCACTACTTCGAGGATCGTTGCGACCTCTCCCACTTGGACGAAATTGATTGGGCAGCGGTGCAGGCTAGGGATTGGCGCCAGTGTAAGGAAGGTAAGCAAGCAGAATTCTTAATTGAACGGCAATTTCCATGGGAATTGGTCAATCGCATCGGCGTAATATCACGGCCCGTACGTGATCAAACCCTCAGAATCCTTCAAACGGCAGATTACAAACCTCGTGTAGATGTGAAGCCTGAATGGTATTATTAA
- the darG gene encoding type II toxin-antitoxin system antitoxin DNA ADP-ribosyl glycohydrolase DarG, translated as MIVYKTGDILSEDVEALVNTVNCVGIMGRGIALQFKNAYPDNFRAYAAACKRKEVQPGKMFVFETGRLVNPRYLINFPTKRHWRGKSRMEDIENGLVALVEVIRSRDIRSIAIPPLGSGLGGLCWSEVRPRIEAALGEFKELKVVIFEPRDASINTEINHSKGVPKMTSGRAALVGLMSRYLNGLLDPFITLLEVHKLIYFMQEAGEPLKLRFTKSHYGPYAENLRHVLNAVEGHLVSGYADGGDEPNKHLELIPGAVEDALAFLRDAAETKARFDKVTELVEGFESPFGLELLSSVHWVISREKVQTEDDVVTRTYEWNDRKRQFTRRQIALAVDVLSRKNWIKNFPDQTICQ; from the coding sequence ATGATCGTATACAAGACAGGCGACATACTCAGTGAGGACGTCGAGGCACTGGTCAATACGGTTAACTGCGTGGGGATCATGGGCCGTGGCATAGCCCTTCAGTTTAAAAACGCTTACCCGGATAATTTCAGGGCATACGCTGCGGCTTGCAAAAGGAAGGAAGTGCAGCCTGGAAAGATGTTTGTCTTTGAAACCGGGCGACTGGTGAACCCGCGTTATCTCATCAATTTCCCAACCAAGCGTCACTGGAGAGGCAAGAGCCGGATGGAGGATATCGAGAACGGTCTTGTTGCTTTAGTGGAGGTGATCCGATCAAGGGACATTCGGTCCATCGCCATCCCGCCTCTAGGAAGCGGATTAGGCGGTTTGTGCTGGTCAGAGGTCCGTCCGCGTATCGAAGCGGCTTTAGGAGAGTTCAAAGAGCTTAAGGTGGTCATTTTCGAGCCACGTGACGCATCGATTAACACGGAGATCAACCATTCAAAGGGTGTACCTAAAATGACGTCAGGCAGGGCTGCCTTGGTAGGATTGATGTCCCGCTATCTAAACGGGTTGCTGGACCCTTTTATAACCTTGCTGGAAGTACACAAGCTCATATATTTTATGCAAGAGGCTGGAGAACCGTTGAAACTTCGCTTCACGAAAAGCCATTATGGGCCGTATGCCGAAAACCTCAGGCACGTATTGAACGCCGTCGAAGGGCATTTGGTTTCCGGCTACGCCGATGGAGGAGACGAACCTAACAAGCATTTAGAGCTGATACCCGGCGCAGTCGAAGACGCACTAGCCTTCCTTAGAGATGCAGCAGAAACCAAGGCACGATTTGATAAAGTAACAGAACTGGTCGAAGGATTCGAATCACCATTCGGTCTCGAGTTATTATCTTCGGTTCACTGGGTTATTAGCAGGGAGAAGGTTCAAACCGAGGATGACGTTGTGACACGAACATATGAATGGAATGATCGGAAAAGGCAATTCACAAGACGTCAGATTGCGCTTGCCGTGGACGTTTTATCCAGGAAAAACTGGATTAAGAACTTCCCTGATCAGACGATTTGTCAGTGA